A genomic region of Fundulus heteroclitus isolate FHET01 chromosome 24, MU-UCD_Fhet_4.1, whole genome shotgun sequence contains the following coding sequences:
- the LOC105920972 gene encoding uncharacterized protein LOC105920972 isoform X3 yields the protein MEAKALTCSAKFIPSGRQLPRTPPMTSVMRHLNFDDADGEFVMPKISAKSNGDARVLGCRGLKMENPYALLKGMKGYCLTSDDICFIKKKTEDELVKRLQGDLAETQAFLKNAMNALELALASREVMLVSFNKYPSNEKLSKWAKLALGNASPLDLAELDTKSLLAMVTMEKIQSFTDQKKKAIAQMEETIAEKCKKEAEDRSHHKIQVSTEEETCRASKTAS from the exons atggaAGCAAAAGCGCTGACATGCAGTGCAAAGTTCATCCCGTCAGGTCGTCAGCTTCCCCGCACCCCCCCTATGACAAGTGTAATGCGGCACTTGAATTTTGATGATGCAGATGGGGAATTTGTGATGCCAAAAATCAGTGCTAAG TCAAATGGAGATGCTAGGGTGCTTGGTTGCAGAGGTCTTAAAATGG AGAACCCTTATGCTTTGCTGAAGGGCATGAAAGGGTATTGTCTCACTTCTGATGACATATGTTTCATTAAGAAGAAGACCGAAGATGAACTTGTTAAAAGGCTTCAG GGAGATTTGGCAGAGACCCAGGCCTTCCTGAAAAATGCAATGAATGCTTTGGAGCTTGCGCTTGCATCCAGGGAGGTTATGCTGGTCAGTTTCAACAAG TACCCCTCAAATGAAAAATTGTCCAAGTGGGCAAAACTGGCCCTTGGAAATGCCTCACCTCTAGACCTTGCAGAGTTGGACACAAAATCACTTTTGGCCATGGTCACAATGGAAAAAATCCAGAGTTTCACTGACCAGAAGAAGAAGGCTATTGCTCAAATGGAGGAGACTATTGCAGAAAA GTgcaaaaaagaagcagaagatAGAAGCCACCATAAAATTCAAGTTTCAACTGAGGAG GAAACTTGTAGAGCATCCAAGACTGCTTCTTGA
- the LOC105920968 gene encoding uncharacterized protein C14orf93, with translation MNRTRPPVRPIMRRYAGALDMPSQKTHCGRKLRRVQLRVEREERGCWNRDSVLADDEVELWKSATVDLMSDEDGVVGGVSGWIVRPPSFGRPDLSELCVKL, from the exons atgaaccggacgagg ccgcctgtaagaCCTATTATGAGACGGTATGCAGGAGCTTTAGATATGCCCAGCCAGAAAACTCATTGCGGGCGGAAGCTGCGAAGAGTTCAGCTCAGAGTCGAGcgagaagaaagagg ctgctggaatcgaGACAGTGTGCTAGCGGATGACGAGGTGGAACTCTGGAAGTCTGCCACCGTAGACCTCATGTCTGATGAAGATGGCGTTGTTGgcggggtctctggatggattgtacggccgccgtcatttggtaggccggatctctctgaactctgtgtgaagctgtag
- the LOC105920972 gene encoding uncharacterized protein LOC105920972 isoform X1 → MEAKALTCSAKFIPSGRQLPRTPPMTSVMRHLNFDDADGEFVMPKISAKSNGDARVLGCRGLKMENPYALLKGMKGYCLTSDDICFIKKKTEDELVKRLQGDLAETQAFLKNAMNALELALASREVMLVSFNKYPSNEKLSKWAKLALGNASPLDLAELDTKSLLAMVTMEKIQSFTDQKKKAIAQMEETIAEKCKKEAEDRSHHKIQVSTEELKIQELMGQLTNANLDIFQQETNAEKPEDSEKLQVAKSKPRCSKNQREALKMGENTETNCKSRKTNNKGMSGKCSGSVKEMLQQKSVAVTREPLKHVKATRERRQQINPLSPLQAGLRRSKRIANRT, encoded by the exons atggaAGCAAAAGCGCTGACATGCAGTGCAAAGTTCATCCCGTCAGGTCGTCAGCTTCCCCGCACCCCCCCTATGACAAGTGTAATGCGGCACTTGAATTTTGATGATGCAGATGGGGAATTTGTGATGCCAAAAATCAGTGCTAAG TCAAATGGAGATGCTAGGGTGCTTGGTTGCAGAGGTCTTAAAATGG AGAACCCTTATGCTTTGCTGAAGGGCATGAAAGGGTATTGTCTCACTTCTGATGACATATGTTTCATTAAGAAGAAGACCGAAGATGAACTTGTTAAAAGGCTTCAG GGAGATTTGGCAGAGACCCAGGCCTTCCTGAAAAATGCAATGAATGCTTTGGAGCTTGCGCTTGCATCCAGGGAGGTTATGCTGGTCAGTTTCAACAAG TACCCCTCAAATGAAAAATTGTCCAAGTGGGCAAAACTGGCCCTTGGAAATGCCTCACCTCTAGACCTTGCAGAGTTGGACACAAAATCACTTTTGGCCATGGTCACAATGGAAAAAATCCAGAGTTTCACTGACCAGAAGAAGAAGGCTATTGCTCAAATGGAGGAGACTATTGCAGAAAA GTgcaaaaaagaagcagaagatAGAAGCCACCATAAAATTCAAGTTTCAACTGAGGAG CTGAAGATACAGGAGCTGATGGGGCAATTAACAAATGCGAATTTAGACATATTCCAGCAAGAG ACCAACGCAGAAAAGCCTGAGGATTCAGAGAAGCTACAAGTTGCTAAAAGCAAACCAAGATGTTCCAAAAATCAAAGAGAGGCTCTTAAAATGGGTGAAAATACAGAAACCAACTGTAAATCaagaaagacaaacaacaaAGGGATGAGTGGAAAATGTAGTGGGTCAGTAAAAGAAATGTTGCAACAAAAATCTGTAGCTGTGACAAGAGAGCCCTTAAAGCATGTGAAAGCAACCAGAGAGAGAAGACAACAAATCAACCCGCTCAGTCCTCTGCAGGCTGGACTGAGACGATCTAAAAGGATTGCAAACAGAACATAA
- the LOC105920972 gene encoding uncharacterized protein LOC105920972 isoform X2, with product MEAKALTCSAKFIPSGRQLPRTPPMTSVMRHLNFDDADGEFVMPKISAKGDLAETQAFLKNAMNALELALASREVMLVSFNKYPSNEKLSKWAKLALGNASPLDLAELDTKSLLAMVTMEKIQSFTDQKKKAIAQMEETIAEKCKKEAEDRSHHKIQVSTEELKIQELMGQLTNANLDIFQQETNAEKPEDSEKLQVAKSKPRCSKNQREALKMGENTETNCKSRKTNNKGMSGKCSGSVKEMLQQKSVAVTREPLKHVKATRERRQQINPLSPLQAGLRRSKRIANRT from the exons atggaAGCAAAAGCGCTGACATGCAGTGCAAAGTTCATCCCGTCAGGTCGTCAGCTTCCCCGCACCCCCCCTATGACAAGTGTAATGCGGCACTTGAATTTTGATGATGCAGATGGGGAATTTGTGATGCCAAAAATCAGTGCTAAG GGAGATTTGGCAGAGACCCAGGCCTTCCTGAAAAATGCAATGAATGCTTTGGAGCTTGCGCTTGCATCCAGGGAGGTTATGCTGGTCAGTTTCAACAAG TACCCCTCAAATGAAAAATTGTCCAAGTGGGCAAAACTGGCCCTTGGAAATGCCTCACCTCTAGACCTTGCAGAGTTGGACACAAAATCACTTTTGGCCATGGTCACAATGGAAAAAATCCAGAGTTTCACTGACCAGAAGAAGAAGGCTATTGCTCAAATGGAGGAGACTATTGCAGAAAA GTgcaaaaaagaagcagaagatAGAAGCCACCATAAAATTCAAGTTTCAACTGAGGAG CTGAAGATACAGGAGCTGATGGGGCAATTAACAAATGCGAATTTAGACATATTCCAGCAAGAG ACCAACGCAGAAAAGCCTGAGGATTCAGAGAAGCTACAAGTTGCTAAAAGCAAACCAAGATGTTCCAAAAATCAAAGAGAGGCTCTTAAAATGGGTGAAAATACAGAAACCAACTGTAAATCaagaaagacaaacaacaaAGGGATGAGTGGAAAATGTAGTGGGTCAGTAAAAGAAATGTTGCAACAAAAATCTGTAGCTGTGACAAGAGAGCCCTTAAAGCATGTGAAAGCAACCAGAGAGAGAAGACAACAAATCAACCCGCTCAGTCCTCTGCAGGCTGGACTGAGACGATCTAAAAGGATTGCAAACAGAACATAA